A DNA window from Deinococcus planocerae contains the following coding sequences:
- a CDS encoding DUF2726 domain-containing protein — protein MASLKGTGYLVFPNVRLNDLFLISRAAQNRQSVLGRLRDKHVDFLILEERDFKPVLAIELDGASHDTERQRYRDEVKNTAFRSAGLRLLRFDARQTHSARSLQADLAHHLPLLQVG, from the coding sequence ATGGCCTCTTTGAAGGGCACGGGGTACCTCGTCTTTCCCAACGTGCGGCTCAACGACCTCTTTCTGATTTCAAGGGCGGCCCAGAACCGGCAGAGCGTGCTCGGGCGGCTGCGCGACAAGCACGTGGACTTCCTGATCCTGGAGGAGCGCGACTTCAAACCCGTCCTCGCCATCGAACTCGACGGCGCTTCCCACGACACCGAGCGGCAGCGTTACCGCGACGAGGTGAAGAACACCGCCTTCCGCTCGGCGGGGTTGCGGCTGCTGCGCTTCGACGCCCGGCAGACCCACAGCGCGAGGAGCCTCCAGGCGGACCTCGCCCACCATCTGCCCCTGCTCCAGGTGGGGTGA